The Bradysia coprophila strain Holo2 unplaced genomic scaffold, BU_Bcop_v1 contig_732, whole genome shotgun sequence genome has a window encoding:
- the LOC119084049 gene encoding eukaryotic translation initiation factor 4H, whose product MAGRFDQGQRQQKPPPTEPPYLAFVGNLPQGLVQGDVMKIFEKSNVCVRNVRLVKDKETDQFKGYCYVEFDTQQDLTDVLKLDGRIQLEESLAPLRIDVAEQRKDRGGFNKRGGTNQNRGQGGNGGFTRRQPGSDYNNQYPPQQQQQQGRGEYRDDNRNRGGNGGGGGGGSYNGDRNNRGRYGNNFNDEGRRGGHYNDRGNREGSYGGQSREGGGGYYNRSRDGPRDGPPRNSERPAAASTINDEDRPRLNLKPRTIADPLNALAETKQAASIFGAAKPREEKIKEASE is encoded by the exons ATGGCTGGTCGATTTGATCAAGG tcaacgacaacaaaaaccTCCACCAACCGAGCCACCATATCTGGCGTTTGTTGGTAATTTGCCGCAAGGACTTGTGCAGGGCGAtgtcatgaaaatattcgaaaaaagCAATGTGTGCGTACGGAATGTACGTTTGGTCAAAGATAAGGAAACCGATCAGTTCAAGGGATACTGTTACGTCGAATTTGACACTCAACAGGATTTGACGGATGTATTGAAATTGGATGGACGTATTCAGCTCGAGGAATCGCTTGCCCCTCTTCGCATTGATGTGGCCGAGCAGAGGAAAGATCG AGGTGGCTTTAACAAACGAGGCGGAACCAATCAAAATCGTGGACAAGGTGGAAACGGTGGTTTTACTAGAAGACAACCAGGATCTGATTACAATAATCAGTATCCTccacaacaacagcaacagcaaGGACGAGGAGAATACAGAGATGATAATAGGAATCGTGGTGGTAATGGCGGTGGCGGTGGTGGCGGCAGCTACAATGGTG ACCGTAACAATCGAGGACGGTACGGTAATAATTTCAACGATGAAGGACGAAGAGGAGGTCATTATAATGATCGTGGAAATCGGGAAGGAAGCTACGGTGGTCAGAGTCGAGAAGGTGGTGGTGGTTACTACAATCGATCGAGGGATGGTCCGCGGGATGGACCACCAAGAAATAGTGAAAGGCCGGCTGCTGCTAGCACTATAA ATGATGAAGACCGGCCCCGTTTGAATTTAAAACCGCGTACTATTGCCGATCCGCTAAATGCTTTAGCTGAGACGAAACAAGCAGCTTCTATATTTGGTGCAGCCAAACCTCGCGAGGAAAAAATCAAGGAAGCTTCAGAATAA